GGGCGGCGGCGCTCGAGCCATGAGTCAGGATACCTGCCCGGAACGCTCGGTCCCTGGACTCTTCGAGGCATGAGAGGAAAGGGAGAGCTCACCACGCCCTCCACGATTCCTCGGCCGGGTCGGGAGGGTGTCCTCTCGTCACCGCCTGGAATCTCTCATCCCATCGAAGACCGCTTCCGGTCGGCGAACCGTATCGCCGCCGGCGCCGGTCCGTGCCCGCGTGCGCGGACGGCGGAAGGAACGGCATGTCTTCGCTGGAAAGACGACGATCGATGCGATGTGCAGGCACGGCCCTGGCCCTTCTCTGCCTCATGGCGGCGAACCCGGCGGCCGGCGGCGAACGCCCGCGGAACGGCCGGACCGCGGAGACGAAGAACCGGCCCGCGCGAACCGCCCCGCTCGACACCCTCTTCTGGGGCCCGGAGATCGTCGTCGTGGGCGAGCGGCCTCTCGAGGGCACGGAGGCAGCCCGGGGCCCGGCCTTCGTCGCGATCATCGACGCCGCCGGCAGGCGGGGCCGGGCCGACGACGCCGCCGCCCTCCTCGCGCGGACGGTCGGCGTGCGCGTGAGACGATACGGAAGCCTCGGCGATGCCGCCGTCGTCTCGATCCGCGGCTCCTCGTCGAGCCAGGTGGCCCTCTATCTCGACGGCGTCCCGCTCAACGACGCGTGGACGGGCACGGCCGATCTCGCCGGCATCGCGCCCGGCGATCTCGAACGGATCGAGGTCTACCGCGGCGCGAGTCCTCCCCGCTTCGGCGCGTCGGCCGTCGGGGGGACGATCAACCTCGTGCCGCGGGGCTTCGACTCGCTCGCCGACGCCACCCGGCCGGTCCGCGCGGGGCTCGATCTCTCGGCCGGCTCCTTCGGCGACCGCGGCGCGCGCCTCGGCGCGGCGGCCCGCCTGCCACGCTGTCTTCTCGACGCCGCCGTCGCCGTGCGGGCGAGCGACGGCGATTTCTTTTTTCTCGACGACAACGGCACGCCCCTCAACGAAGAGGACGACGAGACCGCCGGCCGGCTCAACAACGACTACACGCGCTGGACCGGCATCGTCCGGATCTCGATCGACGCCCCGGGCCTGAAAACGCTCGCCCTGTCGCACACGGCGTCGAATCGCGAGGGAGGCGTCGCGGGAATCGGCGCCAACCAGTCCCTGTTCGCGCGATCGGAGCGCGCCCGCCGGATCACCTGGCTCACGGCCCGGACCAGGCCGGTTCTCGGCGGGCGGCTCGAGACGGATCTCACCGCGTGGACGTCGTGGACGGCTGACCGCTTCAGCGATCCAAACGGCGAGATCGGCCTCGGCGCACGGGAGAAAGACAACCGCATCTCGATGCACGG
Above is a genomic segment from Candidatus Krumholzibacteriota bacterium containing:
- a CDS encoding TonB-dependent receptor, with protein sequence MRCAGTALALLCLMAANPAAGGERPRNGRTAETKNRPARTAPLDTLFWGPEIVVVGERPLEGTEAARGPAFVAIIDAAGRRGRADDAAALLARTVGVRVRRYGSLGDAAVVSIRGSSSSQVALYLDGVPLNDAWTGTADLAGIAPGDLERIEVYRGASPPRFGASAVGGTINLVPRGFDSLADATRPVRAGLDLSAGSFGDRGARLGAAARLPRCLLDAAVAVRASDGDFFFLDDNGTPLNEEDDETAGRLNNDYTRWTGIVRISIDAPGLKTLALSHTASNREGGVAGIGANQSLFARSERARRITWLTARTRPVLGGRLETDLTAWTSWTADRFSDPNGEIGLGAREKDNRISMHGGSAGIVCGARPLPVSLEIHAESRRERFHPVDLVPVPSTGPDRLRDSWILSVAGTWRPFGGRLLLTAATRHEWHETEYYTEHLLPWVPPSPEGRVRQHDESPSAGFRARLLPGLAVKGNWGRAARVPTFYELFGDLGAVTGNAGILPETATNRDIGLVFSADRLGPLVRPFLEVAWLDNEIEELILFFPNSQRTVKPTNIGAARIRGVEVSCSCRRGPLRLAGNWTRLDARDRSDIPYYAGNRLPTTPEHEGALELGWDARRWRVSWELHVIGANFLDRANMQEAASREIHDIAVELRSPGGAVSFTVEGRNLGDDRVSDVIGFPLPGRSVHVSLRFNP